The following proteins are co-located in the Telopea speciosissima isolate NSW1024214 ecotype Mountain lineage chromosome 9, Tspe_v1, whole genome shotgun sequence genome:
- the LOC122638807 gene encoding squamosa promoter-binding-like protein 15: MILGSRENTGSGNLDVVNLLTILTCLPGNNNDKSANSPPIPNKDRLIQIISKINNSLPLASNSTSRSPSGSFELNVSQQASSDHSNKINGSTSAPSTMDLLTVLSAVLASSPDSLGISWGHYISIPMAQCVIMKHDMCGFESASPLLGVNEELSNFLLKDPSLKLLPRTIDMSYDLSY; encoded by the exons ATGATACTTGGAAGCAGGGAGAACACTGGTAGTGGGAACCTTGATGTTGTCAATTTGTTAACTATTTTAACTTGTTTGCCAG GAAATAATAACGATAAAAGTGCAAATAGTCCTCCAATACCCAATAAGGACAGGCTCATCCAGATTATCAGCAAGATTAATAATTCGCTACCTCTTGCTTCAAATTCTACTTCTCGGTCACCATCAGGAAGTTTTGAGCTAAATGTTTCACAACAAGCTTCGTCAGACCACTCTAATAAAATTAATGGCAGCACATCTGCTCCATCAACCATGGATTTGCTTACTGTTCTTTCAGCTGTGTTAGCATCTTCTCCTGATAGTCTTGGGATCAGTTGGGGCCATTACATCTCCATTCCAATGGCtca gtGTGTAATCATGAAACATGATATGTGTGGATTTGAATCAGCTTCCCCACTGCTCGGGGTTAATGAAGAGCTTAGCAATTTTTTGTTAAAAGACCCGTCATTAAAACTACTTCCCAGAACAATTGACATGAGTTATGACCTTTCATATTAA
- the LOC122638806 gene encoding probable pectate lyase 7 codes for MVSNFPNHSILQVCTGTSNSRRSLLQQKEEGEGGGGGGEATNPIDSYWRCQANWEMNRKSYAKCALGFGRKTRGGENSRIYVVTDPSDSDMVNPKNGSLHYGVIQKEPLCIIFAHDMTVRLTQELIMTSNKTIDGCGANVHIANGAGITIQFVHDIIITNLHIHDIKATNGDDIRDSVDHYDQRTASDGDGINIFGSTNIWIDHLSMSNCKDGLIDTVMGSTAITISNNHFSSHDHGLLLGANDTYADDKKMQVTVAFNHFGQGLVQRMPRVRWGFTHVVNNDYTHWEMYAIGGSTYPTILRQGNRCVASDSSAFKQVTHRDCTIEDVWKNWDWRSEGDLMENGAFFIQSRSPLKKESFSSEDMINPKPATPVPELTRFAGALICTVGKPC; via the exons ATGGTATCTAATTTCCCAAACCACTCAATTTTACAAGTTTGCACTGGAACAAGCAACTCA AGAAGGTCATTGCTTcaacagaaagaagaaggggaggggggggggggggggggggaggcaacGAACCCAATAGACAGCTACTGGAGGTGCCAGGCCAACTGGGAGATGAATCGAAAGAGTTACGCCAAGTGCGCACTGGGGTTTGGCAGGAAGACTAGGGGTGGCGAGAACAGCCGCATCTACGTCGTCACTGACCCCTCTGATAGCGACATGGTCAACCCAAAGAACGGCTCCCTCCATTACGGTGTCATCCAGAAGGAGCCACTCTGTATCATCTTTGCCCACGACATGACCGTCCGCCTCACCCAAGAGCTCATTATGACATCCAACAAGACCATCGACGGCTGTGGCGCCAACGTTCACATCGCCAATGGCGCTGGTATAACCATCCAGTTCGTCCACGATATCATCATCACTAACCTCCACATCCACGACATCAAAGCCACCAACGGCGACGATATCCGTGATTCCGTCGACCACTACGATCAGCGCACCGCCAGCGATGGCGATGGTATTAACATCTTCGGATCCACCAACATCTGGATCGACCACTTGTCCATGTCCAACTGCAAGGATGGACTCATCGACACCGTCATGGGTTCCACCGCCATTACCATCTCCAATAACCACTTCTCTAGCCACGACCAT gggTTGTTGTTAGGAGCAAATGACACCTACGCCGATGACAAGAAGATGCAGGTCACCGTAGCATTCAACCACTTCGGACAAGGATTAGTACAGAGGATGCCCAGGGTCCGATGGGGATTCACCCACGTGGTGAACAACGATTACACCCACTGGGAAATGTACGCCATTGGTGGCAGCACATACCCAACCATCCTTAGACAGGGTAACCGCTGCGTTGCTTCAGATTCATCGGCATTCAAGCAGGTTACCCATAGGGATTGCACAATCGAGGACGTGTGGAAGAACTGGGACTGGAGATCTGAGGGTGATCTGATGGAGAACGGTGCCTTCTTCATCCAATCTAGATCCCCATTAAAGAAGGAGTCCTTCTCCAGCGAAGACATGATCAACCCAAAGCCCGCCACCCCTGTCCCCGAGCTTACTCGCTTTGCTGGTGCACTCATCTGCACAGTTGGCAAGCCTTGCTAA